A section of the Candidatus Latescibacterota bacterium genome encodes:
- a CDS encoding right-handed parallel beta-helix repeat-containing protein, translated as MKSRNNMYICPACRRKWLDENAAANGFVCYRSCDTPLVQTEEEAGAHLNYLDSVLLGSDSGIENIRDAVLAVKPGGIIEIPPGRYREPVIIDKPITLKKADGGGGEVFLETVSSPAIKVFSEDVVLNDISVFRGLDEGGFPLVDIHTGCLKMDGCRFDCRKGLGINIQEKAMFILTGSSISQPGDYGIKCERGASLTVSQTSINGVVAGQEGKQKNTELFKPRGTGIIGVAENALELSSLKISGFAIGLESSGSHGGIRKVDVDGCTRSINLEAPDHLSLDEIKLRGRSASHLEIIGGECSVSNSSFVGGIEQVIASKGKLLLSDSKMIDSGSVACRIEDCPGTEMIRCTIADGKGNGIQVSGDSGITLENNKIKDISGAGIIVIDGSASNIDDCKLDGCGVGIYVMSGARPTVSNTKIRDSRGSGILLQNSATGLYKDVEISDSGADQFVVGRVDEAVRLEACKFFRGNAAGIRVVDGGTADIINCIVDGPGGNGLILGKGSKAKLKSTAARNCRESGILAGPLSEIILQGIIMEKNYRCGMWAVGVRELEINESTILGNGLCGIYMDEVESVSFKENEINNNMGPGVTLVGKQDEGKPGAVSIRGTKFENNHLEGILGIGHLDMSVQTGGFKGNLGPGIKVFGGVSIDLSDCKFSDNRKKAVRIGMWSNAGFSRCSFTDSGRSISLARQSKTKIIDNKTKLPWVWKTLAKLSGRLIS; from the coding sequence ATGAAATCAAGGAATAATATGTATATCTGTCCGGCATGCAGAAGAAAATGGCTAGACGAAAACGCGGCAGCTAACGGTTTTGTCTGCTACAGGTCATGCGACACTCCTTTGGTCCAGACGGAGGAAGAGGCCGGGGCACATCTCAACTATCTGGATAGTGTTCTCCTGGGGTCGGATTCCGGTATAGAGAACATACGTGACGCGGTACTTGCAGTGAAACCTGGCGGGATTATTGAGATACCACCAGGGAGATACAGGGAACCGGTTATAATCGATAAGCCAATAACCCTGAAAAAAGCAGATGGTGGAGGAGGAGAGGTATTCCTCGAGACTGTTTCGTCTCCGGCAATAAAGGTTTTCAGTGAGGATGTTGTCCTAAACGATATCAGTGTGTTTCGGGGCCTGGACGAAGGCGGATTTCCTCTCGTTGACATCCACACCGGATGTTTGAAAATGGATGGGTGCCGTTTTGACTGCAGGAAAGGGCTTGGGATAAATATTCAAGAAAAAGCGATGTTCATATTGACCGGATCGTCTATCAGCCAACCGGGAGATTATGGAATAAAATGTGAGCGTGGTGCGAGCTTAACTGTATCGCAAACAAGCATTAATGGTGTAGTGGCCGGTCAGGAAGGCAAACAGAAAAACACGGAACTCTTTAAACCCAGGGGGACGGGCATAATAGGCGTTGCCGAGAATGCACTTGAACTATCCAGTCTGAAAATCTCTGGATTTGCTATAGGATTGGAATCAAGTGGATCGCATGGGGGAATAAGAAAAGTTGATGTCGATGGCTGTACGAGATCCATCAATTTGGAGGCTCCGGACCATCTGAGTCTGGACGAGATCAAACTCAGGGGGAGAAGTGCTTCCCATCTGGAGATCATTGGCGGGGAATGTTCGGTCTCGAATTCGTCCTTTGTGGGTGGAATAGAGCAGGTAATTGCGTCTAAAGGAAAACTGTTGTTGTCGGATAGTAAAATGATAGATTCTGGATCGGTAGCCTGCCGAATTGAGGATTGCCCGGGGACAGAAATGATAAGATGTACTATAGCTGATGGCAAAGGAAACGGTATTCAGGTTTCCGGAGATTCGGGCATAACTCTGGAAAATAACAAGATAAAAGACATTTCAGGAGCGGGAATAATAGTTATCGATGGATCAGCATCCAATATCGATGACTGTAAATTGGATGGATGCGGTGTCGGTATCTATGTCATGTCTGGTGCGAGACCGACGGTGTCAAATACAAAGATAAGGGATTCACGGGGTTCTGGAATCCTGCTCCAGAACTCAGCCACGGGTTTGTATAAAGATGTGGAAATCTCGGACTCAGGGGCCGATCAATTCGTTGTTGGAAGAGTTGATGAAGCAGTCAGATTGGAGGCATGTAAATTTTTCCGTGGGAATGCTGCTGGAATCAGAGTGGTGGATGGAGGAACGGCGGATATCATCAATTGCATCGTTGACGGACCCGGAGGGAATGGTCTGATTCTGGGTAAGGGCTCCAAAGCAAAACTGAAAAGCACTGCCGCGAGGAACTGCAGAGAAAGCGGGATCCTTGCTGGTCCATTGTCCGAGATAATATTGCAGGGAATAATAATGGAAAAGAACTACAGGTGTGGGATGTGGGCTGTGGGTGTCAGGGAGCTGGAAATCAATGAATCGACGATTCTGGGTAACGGGTTGTGCGGAATATATATGGACGAAGTAGAATCAGTTTCATTCAAAGAAAACGAAATAAATAACAACATGGGACCGGGAGTGACTCTGGTCGGAAAACAGGATGAAGGAAAGCCCGGGGCAGTCAGTATCAGGGGGACTAAATTCGAAAATAATCATCTCGAAGGAATACTTGGAATAGGACACCTCGACATGTCCGTACAGACAGGGGGATTCAAAGGAAATCTCGGTCCAGGTATAAAAGTATTCGGAGGAGTATCTATCGATCTGTCGGATTGTAAGTTTTCGGACAACAGGAAAAAGGCAGTCAGGATAGGGATGTGGAGTAATGCCGGATTCAGCAGATGTTCCTTTACCGATTCGGGAAGGTCGATCAGCCTCGCAAGACAGTCAAAGACAAAAATCATAGACAACAAGACGAAATTGCCCTGGGTCTGGAAAACTTTGGCTAAGTTATCTGGAAGATTGATAAGCTGA
- a CDS encoding IS3 family transposase yields the protein MAEYLVAEKKLSIRKACGAVGQSRSAWYRPLVDKLARDREVIDALQELMEDNIRWGFWKCFDRIRLDGHRWNHKRIYRVYKELGLNQRRKTKKRLPVRTHETLEVPAEPNAVWSIEFMHDTLYIGRRFRTFNVLDEGVREILDIEIDTSLSGERIVRVLERIKSWRGLPASAPQLLERTPGALFHTDWSGDAGEDVAMLHDSAEGDMTVSVFSPAGPP from the coding sequence GTGGCAGAGTATCTGGTGGCGGAGAAGAAACTGTCTATACGAAAAGCATGCGGGGCGGTAGGACAATCACGTTCAGCCTGGTACCGGCCGTTGGTAGATAAGCTGGCAAGAGATCGAGAAGTGATAGATGCACTTCAGGAGCTTATGGAAGACAACATACGCTGGGGGTTCTGGAAGTGTTTTGATCGGATCAGGCTGGATGGCCACCGGTGGAATCACAAGCGGATATACCGGGTATACAAGGAGCTAGGCCTGAACCAACGGCGCAAGACAAAGAAGCGGCTACCTGTGCGAACCCATGAGACTCTTGAGGTGCCTGCTGAGCCCAACGCTGTCTGGTCGATAGAATTTATGCACGACACGCTTTATATAGGTCGCCGGTTCAGGACCTTTAATGTGCTTGATGAAGGAGTAAGAGAGATCTTGGATATCGAGATAGATACATCACTGTCAGGAGAACGAATAGTACGTGTTCTTGAGCGTATAAAGAGCTGGCGTGGACTTCCAGCGTCAGCGCCCCAATTGCTTGAGCGAACCCCAGGTGCTCTTTTCCACACTGACTGGAGTGGAGACGCAGGCGAAGACGTAGCTATGCTGCATGATAGCGCCGAAGGCGATATGACCGTATCCGTCTTCTCCCCAGCCGGTCCCCCATGA